The proteins below are encoded in one region of Gemmatimonadota bacterium:
- a CDS encoding alpha/beta fold hydrolase has protein sequence MPRSPTRPAPWARTLVGWITLVSGATVPLHAQQTWPDPVEGDFVIRDFVFDDGARMDLSQHYRTLGTPRRNAQGRVENAVLVMHGTTGTGGGFLSARFAGELFAPGKLLDAREYYIVLPDGIGHGRSSKPSDGMHARFPKYTYDDMVRAQHALLTEHLGVDHLRLVMGTSMGGMHTWVWGYTYPDFMDALMPLASLPVEIAGRNRIQRAMILRSIMDDPAWKGGDYTEQPPGLTPAIHALMFMVSSPLQWQKDAPTREEAEAMMAQMVERYRRSLDANDMIYAFDASRFYDPSPHLERIEAPLLAINSADDQVNPPELGILEREIRRVPNGRAIVLPITDETRGHGTHSIPSIWGGYLAELLERAPHR, from the coding sequence ATGCCTCGTTCGCCAACCCGTCCTGCCCCGTGGGCCCGCACCCTCGTCGGTTGGATCACGCTCGTCTCCGGGGCCACCGTCCCGCTCCACGCCCAGCAGACCTGGCCCGACCCGGTCGAGGGCGACTTCGTGATCCGCGACTTCGTCTTCGATGACGGCGCCCGGATGGATCTCTCGCAGCACTACCGGACGCTGGGCACACCGCGCCGCAACGCGCAGGGCCGCGTGGAGAACGCCGTGCTGGTCATGCACGGCACCACCGGTACCGGCGGTGGCTTCCTGTCGGCGCGCTTCGCCGGGGAGCTGTTCGCACCGGGCAAGCTGCTCGATGCGCGCGAGTACTACATCGTCCTGCCGGACGGCATCGGGCACGGACGATCGAGCAAGCCGTCGGACGGCATGCACGCCCGCTTCCCCAAGTACACCTACGACGACATGGTCCGCGCGCAGCATGCGCTGCTCACCGAGCACCTGGGCGTGGACCACCTGCGTCTGGTGATGGGCACGTCGATGGGTGGCATGCACACCTGGGTGTGGGGCTACACCTACCCGGACTTCATGGACGCCCTGATGCCGCTCGCGAGCCTCCCGGTCGAGATCGCCGGGCGCAACCGGATCCAGCGCGCCATGATCCTGCGCTCCATCATGGACGATCCGGCCTGGAAGGGAGGGGACTACACCGAGCAGCCGCCCGGGCTCACCCCGGCCATCCACGCCCTGATGTTCATGGTGTCGAGCCCGCTGCAGTGGCAGAAGGACGCGCCCACCCGCGAGGAGGCGGAGGCCATGATGGCCCAGATGGTCGAGCGCTACCGGCGCAGCCTGGACGCCAACGACATGATCTACGCCTTCGATGCCTCCCGCTTCTACGATCCATCTCCCCACCTGGAGCGGATCGAGGCGCCGCTGCTGGCCATCAACTCCGCCGACGACCAGGTCAATCCACCGGAGCTCGGCATCCTCGAGCGCGAGATCCGGCGGGTGCCGAACGGCCGCGCCATCGTGCTGCCGATCACCGATGAGACGCGCGGGCACGGGACGCATTCGATCCCGTCCATCTGGGGTGGCTACCTGGCCGAGCTGCTGGAGCGGGCTCCTCACCGCTGA